In Thioclava sp. GXIMD2076, one DNA window encodes the following:
- a CDS encoding TrkH family potassium uptake protein: MTDLRPVGYIIGLLITALGIFMLIPAALDLYRGDPNWQAFTESAMICVIVGGLLALAAHDSLGQVLDLRQSFVLTSGVWVALPAMGALPFMIGAPHLSFTDAYFEAMSGMTTTGTTVIPKLDDLPHSANLWRAILQWLGGLGIIIVAMIFLPVMKVGGMQFFRSEGFDTLGKVLPRAREISRALIRIYLGLSVLCCGAFMLSGMSFYDAILHSLTTISTGGFSSEDKSFGAFLGAPEYVASVFMLLAAMPFIRFVQLVKGDAGPIWRDPQVRAFLRWHLYAILIIVIYRLFRHEDPFWPTLRETIFNVVSTFTGTGYSSVDVTQWGHLAFVILIVVGLIGGCTASTGCSVKVFRYLILIESIKAQVRRLYSPHRVTLIRYDGHPVTEDVVNSVMAFFSFFILSFGLLIVALALTGLETRTAVTAAWTAIANVGPCWGPEVSANGSIVSFPETAKWLMSFGMFLGRLELLSVLVLFLPRFWRA; this comes from the coding sequence ATGACGGATTTGCGCCCGGTGGGCTATATCATTGGTCTTCTGATTACCGCGCTGGGCATCTTCATGCTGATTCCGGCTGCGCTGGATCTGTATCGCGGCGACCCCAACTGGCAGGCCTTCACCGAGAGCGCGATGATCTGTGTGATCGTCGGCGGGCTACTGGCGCTGGCGGCCCATGACAGTCTGGGGCAGGTGCTGGATCTGCGGCAGAGCTTCGTGCTGACCAGCGGTGTCTGGGTGGCGCTGCCGGCAATGGGGGCGCTGCCTTTCATGATCGGGGCGCCGCATCTCTCGTTCACAGATGCCTATTTCGAGGCGATGTCGGGGATGACGACGACAGGCACCACGGTTATCCCAAAGCTCGACGATCTGCCCCATTCGGCCAATCTCTGGCGGGCGATCCTGCAATGGCTCGGGGGGCTCGGGATCATCATCGTCGCGATGATCTTCCTGCCGGTGATGAAGGTCGGGGGCATGCAGTTCTTCCGCTCCGAGGGTTTCGATACGCTGGGAAAGGTGCTGCCGCGCGCCCGCGAGATTTCCCGCGCGCTGATCCGTATCTATCTGGGGCTGTCGGTGCTCTGCTGCGGGGCGTTCATGCTGTCGGGGATGAGCTTCTATGATGCCATCCTGCATTCGCTGACCACCATCTCCACAGGCGGTTTTTCCAGCGAGGACAAGAGCTTCGGTGCGTTCCTCGGGGCACCCGAATATGTGGCCTCGGTCTTCATGCTACTGGCGGCGATGCCGTTCATCCGTTTCGTGCAGCTGGTGAAAGGCGATGCCGGTCCGATCTGGCGTGATCCTCAGGTGCGCGCCTTCCTTCGCTGGCATCTCTACGCGATCCTGATCATCGTCATCTACCGCCTGTTCCGCCACGAGGATCCGTTCTGGCCGACGCTGCGCGAGACGATTTTCAACGTCGTCTCGACCTTCACCGGCACGGGCTATTCCTCGGTCGATGTTACCCAATGGGGGCATCTGGCTTTTGTCATACTGATCGTTGTCGGGCTGATCGGGGGCTGCACCGCCTCGACGGGCTGTTCGGTCAAGGTCTTCCGCTATCTGATCCTGATCGAGTCGATCAAGGCACAGGTGCGCCGCCTCTATAGTCCGCATCGGGTGACGCTGATCCGCTATGACGGGCATCCCGTGACGGAAGATGTGGTCAACTCGGTGATGGCGTTCTTCTCCTTCTTCATTCTCAGCTTCGGCCTGCTGATCGTTGCACTGGCACTGACCGGGCTCGAAACACGCACGGCGGTTACCGCTGCATGGACGGCGATCGCCAATGTCGGGCCATGTTGGGGGCCGGAGGTGTCGGCCAACGGTTCAATCGTAAGCTTCCCCGAAACTGCCAAATGGCTGATGTCCTTTGGCATGTTTCTCGGTCGGCTGGAGCTTCTGTCGGTGCTAGTGCTGTTCCTGCCGCGATTCTGGCGGGCGTGA